Proteins encoded in a region of the Triticum dicoccoides isolate Atlit2015 ecotype Zavitan chromosome 3A, WEW_v2.0, whole genome shotgun sequence genome:
- the LOC119271293 gene encoding uncharacterized protein LOC119271293: MRRPLFERIVHALGEWSPEFTQRRDALDREGLSPLQKCTSAIRQLAYGTPADILDEYLKIAECTSVKCLKLFVQGVIHIFGDEYMRRPNVDDVQRLLDNGESRGFPGMLGSLDCMHWQWERCPMAWKGQFTRGDKGVPTLILEAVASHNLWIWHAFFGVAGSNNDINVLNQSKLFVEQLKGQAPQVSYRVNDKEYQHGYYLVDGIYPEWAAFMKSIPMAQTEKHKLFAACQESVRKDVERAFGVLQARWTILRRPTRLYERGDIHNIMTACIILHNMIVEDEKEEASNIVDLNEEAGSSIAFPSIFVHGDMPVFAEVLERDARIQDRPRHRALKNDLIEHIWKKFRTR; this comes from the coding sequence ATGAGAAGACCCCTCTTTGAGCGTATTGTCCATGCATTGGGCGAGTGGTCTCCAGAGTTCACACAAAGGAGAGATGCTCTTGACCGTGAAGGTCTCTCTCCTTTGCAGAAATGTACATCGGCTATTCGTCAATTGGCATATGGTACTCCGGCGGACATTCTCGATGAGTACCTCAAGATTGCCGAGTGCACTTCAGTTAAGTGCTTGAAGCTGTTTGTACAAGGGGTGATTCACATATTCGGTGATGAGTATATGCGAAGACCCAATGTTGATGATGTGCAACGCTTACTTGATAATGGCGAGAGTCGTGGGTTTCCAGGCATGCTAGGAAGCCTCGATTGTATGCACTGGCAATGGGAGAGATGTCCCATGGCTTGGAAGGGTCAATTCACCCGTGGTGATAAAGGCGTTCCCACTCTTATTCTAGAGGCAGTTGCTTCACATAATCTTTGGATATGGCATGCTTTCTTTGGTGTTGCTGGATCAAACAACGATATCAATGTGCTTAATCAGTCGAAGTTGTTTGTTGAGCAACTGAAAGGGCAAGCTCCTCAGGTGAGCTATCGTGTCAACGATAAGGAGTACCAACATGGATATTACCTCGTGGATGGAATATACCCCGAGTGGGCGGCATTCATGAAGTCAATACCGATGGCACAAACTGAAAAGCACAAGTTATTTGCCGCATGTCAAGAATCGGTAAGGAAGGATGTGGAAcgcgcatttggtgtgctccaggcACGCTGGACCATTCTACGCCGTCCGACACGTTTATATGAACGGGGCGATATCCACAATATTATGACAGCTTGCATCATTCTACACAACATGATAGTCGAGGACGAAAAAGAAGAGGCGAGCAATATTGTTGATTTGAATGAGGAAGCAGGCTCATCTATTGCCTTTCCATCGATATTTGTTCACGGTGACATGCCTGTATTTGCCGAGGTACTGGAAAGAGATGCTAGAATCCAGGATCGTCCAAGACATAGAGCTCTAAAAAATGATTTGATTGAGCATATTTGGAAAAAGTTTAGGACGCGGTAG